One Streptomyces sp. ML-6 genomic region harbors:
- a CDS encoding N-6 DNA methylase: MTDNAASPGGPLVTGAEIARLAGVTRAAVSNWRRRHDDFPAPAGGAANSPLFALAEVQEWLDRQRKGQEISPEVELWQALRAAYGEQMVTGLAEVAAALAGRPAPGLPDDIAPRVRKLARTAAPADLVNGLAERFVDSARRAGSEQVTPERVVRAVRHFAPELPPGATVFDPACGIGVLLLSVGSRPGTRCRGQEADADSARFAQLRADLLGRSEARIVAGDSLRADAWTDLRADLVVCDPPAGVTEWGREELLLDSRWELGTPSKAEGELAWLQHAYAHTGPGGQVLMVMPASVAYRKAGRRIRAELVRRGILRQVIALPPGTATSHALPVHLWCLRRPRRTEGADPNRTVRMIDLTGNGPDGDLEPRPDQVADVSPIELLDDTVDLTPAHHLRSRHRDHSGEYTALRRELEEQIRRLAALLPDLAAGEGPGPVGGATTGVADLAAAGLVAYEGSEPVSAGDQLDTDYLRGFLRSSANTRRSTSASGTYRLDGRGSRIPRMGIDEQRRYGAVFRAVSEFEEGMRKADELSRRLAEVARDGLTTGALTPEE, translated from the coding sequence ATGACGGACAACGCAGCTTCACCGGGCGGCCCCCTGGTCACCGGTGCCGAGATCGCTCGACTGGCCGGCGTCACCCGGGCTGCCGTCTCCAACTGGCGTCGGCGCCACGACGACTTCCCGGCGCCGGCGGGGGGCGCCGCGAACAGTCCGCTCTTCGCGCTCGCCGAGGTCCAGGAATGGCTGGACCGGCAGCGCAAGGGCCAGGAGATCTCACCCGAGGTCGAGTTGTGGCAGGCCCTGCGGGCCGCGTACGGGGAACAGATGGTCACGGGCCTGGCGGAGGTGGCCGCGGCACTGGCCGGGAGACCCGCGCCGGGGCTGCCGGACGACATCGCCCCCCGGGTACGGAAACTCGCCCGGACCGCCGCCCCTGCCGACCTCGTGAACGGACTGGCCGAACGGTTCGTGGACTCGGCCCGGCGCGCGGGGTCGGAGCAGGTGACTCCCGAGCGCGTGGTGCGTGCCGTCCGCCATTTCGCCCCCGAACTCCCTCCCGGCGCCACGGTCTTCGACCCCGCCTGCGGAATCGGGGTGCTGCTCCTGTCCGTCGGCTCCCGGCCGGGCACGCGCTGCCGCGGTCAGGAGGCGGACGCCGACAGCGCCCGCTTCGCGCAGCTCCGCGCCGACCTGCTGGGCCGGTCGGAAGCCCGCATCGTGGCGGGGGATTCCCTGCGCGCGGACGCCTGGACGGATCTCCGGGCGGATCTCGTCGTCTGCGACCCCCCGGCCGGGGTGACCGAGTGGGGACGGGAGGAACTGCTGCTCGACTCGCGCTGGGAGCTCGGCACCCCCTCCAAGGCCGAGGGCGAGCTCGCCTGGCTCCAGCACGCGTACGCGCACACCGGACCGGGCGGTCAGGTCCTCATGGTCATGCCGGCCTCGGTCGCCTACCGCAAGGCGGGCCGCCGCATCCGGGCGGAACTCGTACGCCGGGGCATCCTGCGCCAGGTGATCGCGCTGCCGCCGGGAACGGCGACCTCCCACGCCCTGCCCGTTCACCTGTGGTGCCTGCGGCGCCCCCGCCGCACGGAGGGCGCGGACCCGAACCGCACCGTGCGCATGATCGACCTGACCGGCAACGGCCCCGACGGCGATCTGGAGCCGCGCCCCGACCAGGTCGCCGACGTGTCGCCGATCGAACTCCTCGACGACACCGTCGATCTCACCCCCGCCCATCACCTCCGTTCCCGGCACCGCGACCACTCCGGCGAGTACACGGCCCTGCGCCGGGAGCTGGAGGAGCAGATCCGCCGACTCGCCGCCCTCCTTCCCGACCTGGCGGCCGGGGAAGGACCGGGACCGGTGGGCGGTGCGACCACCGGCGTCGCGGATCTCGCCGCTGCCGGACTCGTCGCGTACGAGGGCTCGGAGCCGGTCTCGGCCGGCGACCAGCTCGACACCGACTACCTCCGGGGGTTCCTGCGGAGCTCCGCCAACACCCGCCGGTCCACGAGCGCCAGCGGGACGTACCGTCTCGACGGCCGGGGCTCGCGCATCCCCCGGATGGGCATCGACGAGCAGCGTCGCTACGGGGCGGTCTTCCGGGCCGTGTCCGAGTTCGAGGAAGGCATGCGCAAGGCCGACGAGCTGAGCAGACGGCTTGCCGAAGTCGCCCGTGACGGCCTCACCACGGGCGCCCTGACCCCGGAGGAATGA
- a CDS encoding UvrD-helicase domain-containing protein, translating to MPRLAFAQSFWDGYDTLEKPVRAGVRKAMGKFHALTAAELNADKGLHLESVHNARDPRMRTIRITDFWRGVVLAPDDGSDVFLLVNVLPHDAAYTWAAKRLYSANTATRALEVRDAVALDELTPLYETAAAGAPRLLFAEVSDGVLRELGLDDQVLRAARSLVDKAQLEAFSTLLPEDQLEVLQYLAEGFGPEEVHRDVVAVRRPADAPAEPVEDLATVIANTSARIRLVTGPQELEEVLQKPFEAWRVFLHPSQRRAAYRTSYGGPVQVTGGPGTGKTVAALHRVKHLLGRGEDGRILLTTYTNALAAGLREMLGLLLDEDEGLLARVDVTTVDACANGVVRARSGAAPQPIGDREQRQLWEKTVKQLDLPFTAQFLAQEYRHVVLGQDLRDLDSYLGASRRGRGTGMGAARRREVWSGVERFEQLLRERGGTTHLRVCIRAADFLADGPAPYAHVVVDEAQDLHPAQWRVLRAAVAPGPDDLFITGDPHQRIYDSRVSLGSLGMATAGRSFRLRVNYRSTEEILAWSARLLAPVTVDALEGEGTDSLTGYRSLLHGRRPQVQGYGTRQEETEALVERVRALLADGLAPHEIGVCARFNLALDAAEDKLRASGIPVLRVKGQSAPGAQGVRLATMHAMKGLEFRAVSVLAVNEGSVPFSRAVTPREADPLQHDADLLRERCLLFVACTRAREWLSVTWSGAPSPFLPRPA from the coding sequence ATGCCCCGGCTCGCCTTCGCCCAGAGCTTCTGGGACGGCTACGACACTCTGGAGAAGCCGGTGCGAGCCGGCGTGCGCAAGGCCATGGGCAAGTTCCACGCCCTGACCGCCGCCGAGCTCAACGCGGACAAGGGCCTGCACCTGGAGTCGGTGCACAACGCCCGCGACCCGCGGATGCGGACCATCCGCATCACCGACTTCTGGCGGGGTGTCGTTCTCGCGCCCGATGACGGCAGTGATGTGTTCCTGCTGGTCAACGTCCTGCCGCATGACGCCGCCTATACGTGGGCCGCGAAGCGGCTGTACAGCGCGAACACGGCGACCAGGGCCCTGGAGGTGCGCGACGCCGTCGCCCTGGACGAGCTGACCCCGCTGTACGAGACGGCTGCCGCGGGTGCGCCCAGGCTGCTGTTCGCGGAGGTCTCCGACGGTGTCCTGCGCGAACTGGGTCTCGACGACCAGGTGTTGCGCGCCGCGCGTTCCCTGGTCGACAAGGCCCAGTTGGAGGCGTTCTCCACTCTTCTGCCGGAGGACCAGCTGGAGGTGCTCCAGTACCTCGCCGAGGGCTTCGGTCCGGAGGAGGTCCACCGGGACGTCGTGGCCGTCCGCCGGCCCGCCGACGCACCCGCCGAACCGGTCGAGGACCTGGCCACGGTGATCGCCAACACCTCGGCGCGCATCCGGCTGGTCACCGGGCCCCAGGAACTGGAGGAGGTGTTGCAGAAGCCGTTCGAAGCCTGGCGGGTCTTTCTCCACCCCTCACAGCGGCGCGCCGCCTACCGCACCTCGTACGGGGGTCCGGTCCAGGTCACGGGCGGGCCGGGAACCGGCAAGACGGTCGCCGCCCTGCACCGGGTCAAACATCTGCTGGGGCGCGGCGAGGACGGCCGGATTCTCCTGACCACGTACACGAACGCGCTCGCCGCCGGATTGCGCGAGATGCTCGGCCTCCTCCTCGACGAGGACGAGGGGCTGCTGGCCCGGGTCGATGTGACGACGGTCGACGCCTGCGCCAACGGGGTCGTGCGCGCGAGGTCCGGGGCGGCGCCGCAGCCGATCGGGGACAGGGAACAGCGGCAGCTGTGGGAGAAGACCGTCAAGCAGCTCGATCTGCCGTTCACCGCCCAGTTCCTCGCCCAGGAGTACCGGCACGTCGTGCTCGGCCAGGATCTCCGCGATCTCGACTCCTACCTCGGTGCGAGCCGCCGGGGCCGCGGCACCGGCATGGGGGCCGCGCGCCGCCGGGAGGTGTGGAGCGGCGTCGAACGGTTCGAGCAGCTCCTGCGCGAGCGCGGTGGGACCACCCACCTGCGGGTCTGCATCCGGGCGGCGGACTTCCTGGCCGACGGGCCGGCCCCCTACGCCCATGTCGTCGTGGACGAGGCGCAGGACCTGCACCCCGCGCAGTGGCGGGTACTGCGTGCCGCCGTGGCTCCCGGTCCCGATGACCTGTTCATCACCGGCGACCCGCACCAGCGGATCTACGACTCCCGGGTGTCGCTCGGTTCCCTGGGCATGGCCACCGCCGGCCGCAGCTTCCGGTTGCGCGTCAACTACCGGTCCACCGAGGAGATCCTCGCCTGGTCGGCGCGGCTTCTCGCGCCGGTCACCGTCGATGCGCTGGAGGGCGAGGGGACGGACTCGTTGACCGGCTACCGTTCTCTTCTCCATGGGCGCCGCCCCCAGGTCCAGGGGTACGGAACCCGGCAGGAGGAGACCGAGGCCCTGGTGGAGCGCGTCCGGGCACTGCTCGCCGACGGTCTCGCACCGCACGAGATCGGCGTGTGTGCGCGTTTCAACCTCGCCCTGGACGCGGCCGAGGACAAGCTCAGGGCCTCCGGCATTCCGGTGCTCCGGGTCAAGGGGCAGTCCGCCCCGGGGGCGCAGGGCGTACGGCTGGCGACCATGCACGCGATGAAGGGGCTGGAGTTCCGGGCGGTGTCCGTCCTCGCCGTCAACGAGGGCTCCGTGCCGTTCAGCCGCGCGGTGACCCCGCGCGAGGCGGACCCGCTCCAGCACGACGCCGACCTGCTCCGGGAACGCTGCCTGCTCTTCGTCGCGTGCACGCGTGCACGCGAGTGGCTGAGCGTGACGTGGAGCGGGGCCCCGAGCCCGTTCCTGCCACGCCCGGCCTGA
- a CDS encoding restriction endonuclease: MTASATATAVPDVTLREYGPALSVPLTSEAGRALAAAGILQSATPDPRREGHWLLRAGSRVGAVRTPGGPVLRIMPKTPVSRLFFLLGFSLDPARAWRDSREGTIDTGAHDDVVPALAHAVERQIDAALRQGVLQGYREVEESALVVRGRLREAEQIRRHFGRTPPVEIAYDAFTTDTAENRILRAAVEQLLRLPGVPGPVRRRLAHQRLRLADVRPLVRGQELPPWQPSRLNSRYQPALRLAEAVLRGASPEHRPATGVEPLVMDGFLFDMNKLFEDFVTVALREALREHGLTARLQDPHHLDVAGLVGMRPDLVVRTGDGRTPVAVADAKYKVEKADGLLNADLYQALAYATVLGLREAHLVYAAGRQPERFHEVRGTAAGGRAGVRLYQHSLDLSRTPEQLLSTIRELAGKLAPAASRPRSSAAITR; this comes from the coding sequence GTGACCGCGTCCGCAACCGCGACCGCCGTGCCGGATGTGACGCTGCGCGAGTACGGGCCCGCGCTCTCCGTCCCCCTGACTTCTGAGGCCGGGCGGGCCCTCGCCGCCGCCGGAATCCTGCAGAGCGCGACCCCGGACCCCCGCCGGGAGGGGCACTGGCTGCTGCGGGCGGGCAGCCGGGTCGGTGCCGTGCGCACTCCCGGCGGTCCGGTCCTGCGGATCATGCCCAAGACGCCGGTGAGCCGGCTGTTCTTCCTCCTCGGCTTCAGCCTCGACCCGGCACGTGCCTGGCGCGACAGCCGGGAGGGCACCATCGACACCGGTGCCCACGACGACGTCGTCCCCGCGCTCGCGCACGCCGTGGAGCGGCAGATCGACGCGGCTCTGCGGCAGGGGGTGCTCCAGGGCTACCGCGAGGTGGAGGAGTCCGCGCTGGTCGTGCGCGGGCGGCTGCGCGAGGCCGAGCAGATCCGGCGGCACTTCGGCCGGACGCCGCCCGTGGAGATCGCGTATGACGCGTTCACGACCGACACCGCCGAGAACCGCATACTGCGCGCCGCCGTCGAGCAGTTGCTGCGGCTGCCCGGAGTGCCCGGCCCGGTCCGTCGGCGACTGGCCCATCAGCGCCTGCGCCTCGCCGACGTCCGGCCGCTGGTGCGGGGGCAGGAGCTGCCGCCCTGGCAGCCGTCGCGTCTCAACTCCCGCTATCAGCCCGCGCTGCGGCTCGCCGAGGCCGTCCTGCGCGGCGCCTCGCCCGAGCACCGGCCGGCCACCGGGGTCGAACCACTTGTCATGGACGGCTTCCTGTTCGACATGAACAAGCTGTTCGAGGACTTCGTCACGGTCGCGCTGCGCGAGGCTCTTCGTGAGCACGGTCTGACCGCGCGGCTCCAGGACCCCCACCACCTCGATGTCGCGGGTCTGGTGGGAATGCGTCCCGATCTCGTCGTCCGCACCGGGGACGGTCGCACTCCGGTCGCCGTGGCCGACGCCAAGTACAAGGTCGAGAAGGCCGACGGGCTGCTCAACGCCGACCTGTACCAGGCCCTCGCGTACGCCACGGTGCTCGGTCTGCGCGAGGCCCACCTCGTGTACGCGGCCGGGCGACAACCGGAGCGCTTCCACGAGGTGCGCGGCACGGCCGCCGGGGGCCGGGCCGGGGTGCGCCTGTACCAGCACAGCCTCGACCTCTCCCGTACGCCCGAACAGCTCCTGTCGACGATCCGGGAACTCGCCGGAAAGCTGGCCCCGGCGGCGTCACGCCCTCGTTCGTCGGCCGCCATCACCCGGTAA
- a CDS encoding AAA family ATPase codes for MSQPDRLPGAPDFRLKLPNDGGEAHGHLLTEFGGNGTNKFLLHEGSFVVAEASPSLHAHRRQIRAELRASGALVDVPVDPDRAGTPPRWVATRDIPCNSSSSAAALVYGYHASGPESWRTAEGHPLADYLSTAWRAPRKAWLVRGNNVSGHNLVRQLWLKEGIVSLAGAHLPPLEESDPTKSTLRRFVEDGYEGAASYNQKRGLVDELHGFLTQMRVGDTVVTIGDGRLHLGRITGEAVQTGSPGGLSNLRRAVAWESGSHPYEELPEAVQQKLSVQHDVVDLTGVLEALDGLAGPVGPAASADPAVDPVIERPVSRELVLPEVTDALAADLLVHKKEWLDDVRELIVDERQLVFYGPPGTGKTYLAMKLAEHFGGGPEQVKIVQFHPSYAYEDFFEGFRPVEDDETREVAFRLTAGPLRELADLASREGNRHVPHFLIIDEINRANLAKVFGELYFLLEYRTRSVRLTYSGDDFALPPNLFVIGTMNTADRSIALVDAAMRRRFAFVELSPRTEPTAGLLARWLESEGRDGEPARLLDALNSRIDDPDFAIGPSYLMKPGVYREGGLDRTWRTKILPLLAEHHYGEGLDVAARYGLDSLREQHP; via the coding sequence ATGTCACAGCCCGACCGTCTCCCCGGTGCGCCCGACTTCCGGCTCAAGCTCCCCAATGACGGTGGAGAGGCGCACGGGCACCTGCTCACCGAGTTCGGCGGGAACGGCACGAACAAGTTCCTCCTGCACGAGGGATCGTTCGTGGTGGCGGAGGCATCGCCCAGTCTCCACGCACACCGACGCCAAATCCGTGCGGAACTGCGGGCGAGCGGCGCGCTGGTCGACGTCCCGGTGGACCCCGACCGGGCCGGGACGCCGCCGCGCTGGGTGGCGACGCGTGACATCCCGTGCAACTCCTCCTCCTCCGCGGCCGCGCTGGTGTACGGCTACCACGCCTCCGGGCCGGAGTCCTGGCGGACCGCCGAGGGCCATCCGCTCGCCGACTACCTGTCCACCGCCTGGCGTGCTCCGCGCAAGGCATGGCTTGTGCGCGGCAACAACGTCTCGGGGCACAACCTGGTGCGGCAGCTGTGGCTGAAGGAGGGGATCGTCTCGCTCGCCGGTGCGCATCTGCCGCCCCTGGAGGAGAGCGATCCGACCAAGAGCACGCTTCGTCGCTTCGTCGAGGACGGGTACGAAGGTGCGGCCTCGTACAACCAGAAGCGCGGGCTCGTCGACGAGTTGCACGGTTTCCTGACGCAGATGCGTGTCGGCGACACGGTGGTCACCATAGGCGACGGCCGGCTCCATCTCGGACGGATCACCGGGGAGGCCGTGCAGACCGGCTCCCCCGGCGGCCTGTCCAACCTGCGGCGGGCGGTCGCCTGGGAGTCCGGCAGCCACCCGTACGAGGAACTGCCGGAGGCCGTGCAGCAGAAGCTGTCCGTGCAGCATGACGTCGTCGACCTGACCGGTGTCCTGGAGGCGCTGGACGGACTCGCCGGGCCTGTTGGCCCCGCCGCGTCCGCCGACCCCGCCGTGGACCCCGTCATCGAGCGGCCCGTGTCCCGGGAGCTGGTCCTGCCGGAGGTGACCGACGCGCTCGCCGCCGACCTCCTCGTGCACAAGAAGGAATGGCTCGACGACGTGCGTGAACTGATCGTCGACGAGCGGCAGTTGGTCTTCTACGGCCCGCCCGGCACGGGCAAGACCTATCTGGCGATGAAGCTGGCCGAGCACTTCGGCGGCGGTCCCGAGCAGGTCAAGATCGTGCAGTTCCACCCGTCGTACGCCTACGAGGACTTCTTCGAGGGTTTTCGTCCCGTGGAGGACGACGAGACCCGGGAGGTCGCCTTCCGGCTGACGGCGGGGCCGCTGCGGGAACTCGCCGATCTCGCCTCCCGCGAGGGCAACCGGCACGTCCCGCACTTCCTGATCATCGACGAGATCAACCGGGCCAATCTCGCGAAGGTCTTCGGTGAGCTGTACTTCCTGCTGGAGTACCGGACGCGGTCCGTCCGGCTCACCTACTCCGGGGACGATTTCGCGCTGCCTCCCAACCTGTTCGTGATCGGCACCATGAACACCGCCGACCGCTCGATCGCGTTGGTGGACGCGGCGATGCGGCGCCGTTTCGCGTTCGTGGAGCTGTCGCCCCGTACCGAGCCGACCGCCGGGCTGCTCGCGCGGTGGCTGGAGAGCGAGGGCCGGGACGGGGAACCCGCTCGTCTTCTCGACGCCCTCAACTCCCGTATCGACGACCCGGACTTCGCCATCGGGCCCTCCTACTTGATGAAGCCGGGCGTGTACCGCGAGGGCGGTCTCGACCGCACCTGGCGCACGAAGATCCTCCCGCTGCTGGCGGAACACCACTACGGCGAGGGGCTCGACGTCGCCGCCCGCTACGGACTCGACTCGCTGCGCGAGCAGCACCCGTGA
- a CDS encoding winged helix-turn-helix domain-containing protein has translation MSLQALRRSSGPRFSAWRHLVGKQLPARASLLGSLVPASGWAPDFLTPGPDHATPTAGAFDAIRGTPRRRLKAELHRLSSHHRLPAWAQLLAHGDREALDAVTDTLSAYYDVAVTPFVDHMRAVLDADRAWRVHTTARLGVGALLAGLHPQVRWEEPVLELPGPPGQGQVDFHLEGRGLLLSAHIFCGSRPRALLNEVGTPILVYAPVWNLQSDSLVAAPPNARPGASKALAILLGRTRAAVLEALASPAGCSTKQLAQSLAISPASASEHVTALRDAGLVTSLRQANTVRHTTTALGTQLISTATRTTGIRLP, from the coding sequence ATGAGTCTGCAAGCACTCCGCCGCAGCTCGGGCCCACGGTTCTCGGCGTGGCGGCACCTCGTCGGAAAGCAGCTGCCCGCTCGGGCGTCGCTGCTCGGTTCCCTGGTACCGGCCTCCGGCTGGGCTCCGGACTTCCTCACCCCGGGCCCCGACCACGCAACCCCCACCGCAGGGGCGTTCGACGCGATACGAGGCACGCCGCGACGACGTCTCAAGGCAGAACTGCACCGTCTGTCGAGCCACCACCGCCTGCCCGCCTGGGCACAGCTTCTGGCCCATGGTGACCGTGAGGCACTGGATGCGGTGACCGACACCCTGTCCGCCTACTACGACGTCGCGGTAACCCCGTTCGTCGACCACATGCGGGCCGTACTCGACGCGGACCGCGCCTGGCGGGTACACACCACGGCGCGCCTCGGTGTCGGTGCGTTACTGGCCGGCCTGCACCCGCAGGTGCGCTGGGAGGAACCCGTCCTGGAGCTTCCCGGTCCACCTGGACAAGGACAGGTCGACTTCCACCTGGAGGGGCGAGGACTTCTCCTGTCCGCCCACATCTTCTGCGGCTCCCGCCCCCGGGCCCTGCTCAACGAGGTGGGCACCCCCATCCTCGTATACGCACCCGTCTGGAACCTCCAGAGCGACAGCCTCGTCGCCGCACCACCGAATGCCCGGCCAGGCGCATCGAAAGCCCTGGCGATCCTGCTGGGCCGCACCCGCGCAGCCGTCCTGGAGGCCCTGGCCTCCCCCGCCGGCTGCAGCACCAAACAACTCGCCCAGAGCCTCGCCATCTCACCGGCCTCAGCCTCGGAACACGTCACCGCACTACGAGACGCCGGCCTGGTCACCAGCCTCCGGCAAGCCAACACGGTCCGACACACCACCACCGCCCTGGGCACCCAACTCATCTCGACCGCTACCAGAACCACGGGGATCCGCCTGCCCTGA
- a CDS encoding WD40 repeat domain-containing protein — MSDDLNVDGVEAVLAGADGRLADPGFLVNADPTEVLGLVDAASGPAGRLAGAVYRASAHLHREAGAGVRRQLLALDAVRFGDRGLAARITAVLVEGEPAAPWGVEWATGSMVDRSLWQTLAGHTSTVSGVATGVVEGRPVAVTSSRDGTVRVWDLAAGRQVGRPLIGDTHMVSGVAMGVVDGCPVAVSGDDETVRVWDLAAGRQVGRPLIGDTHMVSGVAMGVVDGCPVAVIGSRDGSVQVWDLTTRQQFCEPLQDHVRSTVDAVATGVLDGRPVAVSSGQDRRVRVWDLTTGKPVGEPLTGHTDGVYGVATGVVEGRLFAVTGSMDETVRVWDLTTGKPVGEPLTGHTGWVYGVATGVVEGRPVAVTGSGDGTVRVWDLTTGRPSGPELVFPAEVFAVAVTSDGRLVVGFGHEVAVLARR; from the coding sequence ATGTCCGATGATCTGAACGTTGACGGGGTTGAGGCCGTGCTTGCGGGCGCGGATGGGCGGTTGGCGGATCCGGGGTTTCTGGTGAATGCCGACCCAACGGAGGTGCTGGGGCTGGTGGATGCGGCTTCGGGGCCTGCTGGGCGGCTGGCGGGGGCGGTGTACCGGGCGTCGGCGCACCTGCACCGTGAGGCTGGTGCGGGGGTACGGAGGCAGTTGCTGGCGTTGGATGCCGTCCGGTTCGGGGATCGGGGACTGGCGGCGCGGATCACCGCCGTACTGGTGGAGGGCGAACCCGCCGCGCCGTGGGGGGTGGAGTGGGCGACTGGCAGCATGGTCGATCGCAGCCTCTGGCAGACCCTCGCCGGTCACACCAGCACGGTGAGTGGAGTGGCGACGGGGGTGGTGGAGGGCCGTCCGGTCGCCGTCACCAGCAGCAGGGACGGGACGGTGCGGGTGTGGGATCTGGCCGCCGGTCGGCAGGTTGGCCGGCCCCTCATCGGTGACACCCACATGGTGTCTGGGGTGGCGATGGGGGTGGTGGACGGCTGCCCCGTCGCGGTCAGCGGCGACGATGAGACGGTGCGGGTGTGGGATCTGGCCGCCGGTCGGCAGGTTGGCCGGCCCCTCATCGGTGACACCCACATGGTGTCTGGAGTAGCGATGGGGGTGGTGGACGGCTGCCCGGTCGCCGTTATTGGCAGCCGTGACGGATCGGTGCAGGTGTGGGACTTGACCACCCGCCAGCAGTTCTGCGAACCCCTGCAGGACCACGTCCGCAGCACGGTGGATGCGGTGGCGACGGGGGTGCTGGACGGCCGCCCGGTCGCCGTCTCCAGTGGCCAGGACAGGAGGGTGCGGGTGTGGGACCTGACCACCGGCAAGCCGGTCGGCGAACCCCTGACCGGTCACACCGACGGGGTGTATGGGGTGGCGACGGGGGTGGTGGAGGGCCGCCTGTTCGCCGTCACCGGCAGCATGGATGAGACGGTGCGGGTGTGGGACCTGACCACCGGCAAGCCGGTCGGCGAGCCCCTGACCGGTCATACCGGCTGGGTGTATGGGGTGGCGACGGGGGTGGTGGAGGGCCGTCCGGTCGCCGTCACCGGCAGTGGGGACGGGACGGTGCGGGTGTGGGACCTGACCACCGGCCGGCCTTCTGGGCCGGAGTTGGTGTTCCCCGCGGAGGTGTTCGCGGTGGCCGTCACTTCGGATGGCCGGCTGGTAGTGGGGTTCGGTCATGAGGTGGCGGTGCTGGCCCGCCGCTGA
- a CDS encoding IS5 family transposase, which produces MRVLPSWLAEPLWDQFAALLPVRPGYHPDHPLGCHRRRISGRVVFGTVLQLLRFGCSYEATADTTCSATTIRSRRYEWVRLDVFAEFKRIALESYDRIVGLVLDRIAVDGAITKAPGCGEAAGRSPVDRGKQGLKRSGMTGGYGIPLGRVLAGANRHDSRLLAPTLDLLDDLGPLPDDITVHLDVGYDSDRTRALLAERGLHGRLAHKGEKAPIQAGQRWHVERTHAWQNAFQRLARCHERRTTVINVFFDLADTVITVRSLIRRAWTTHRWDERPHRRL; this is translated from the coding sequence GTGCGCGTTCTGCCGTCGTGGCTCGCTGAACCGCTCTGGGATCAGTTCGCGGCCCTGTTGCCTGTGCGGCCGGGGTATCACCCGGACCATCCGCTCGGCTGCCACCGCAGGCGTATCAGCGGCCGGGTCGTCTTCGGCACGGTGCTGCAACTGCTGCGTTTCGGCTGTTCCTACGAGGCGACAGCGGATACGACGTGCTCGGCCACCACGATCCGCAGCCGCCGCTATGAGTGGGTACGGCTGGACGTTTTCGCCGAGTTCAAGAGGATCGCGCTGGAGTCGTACGACCGGATCGTCGGCCTCGTCCTGGACCGGATCGCTGTCGACGGCGCTATCACCAAGGCTCCCGGATGCGGCGAAGCAGCCGGGCGTTCGCCGGTCGACCGAGGCAAACAGGGCCTGAAACGCTCCGGCATGACGGGCGGTTACGGTATTCCACTGGGCCGCGTCCTGGCCGGAGCCAATCGCCACGACTCCCGGCTGCTCGCCCCGACCCTGGACCTGCTGGACGACCTCGGCCCCCTGCCTGACGACATCACCGTGCACCTGGACGTCGGCTACGACTCCGACAGGACCCGCGCCCTGCTCGCCGAACGCGGCCTTCACGGCCGACTCGCTCACAAGGGCGAGAAGGCGCCGATCCAGGCAGGTCAGAGGTGGCACGTGGAGCGTACCCATGCCTGGCAGAACGCCTTCCAGCGCCTCGCCCGCTGCCACGAACGCCGGACCACCGTGATCAACGTGTTCTTCGATCTCGCCGACACCGTCATCACCGTACGCAGCCTGATCCGCCGGGCATGGACAACCCACCGCTGGGACGAACGCCCGCACCGCCGCTTATGA